One uncultured Hyphomonas sp. genomic region harbors:
- a CDS encoding sodium:proton antiporter produces MNGFEFALASAGSSELIFACALIGALGIGAQWLAWRLQAPAIVLMALAGLAVGPLWAVIFGHPLLDPQRVFNGGGKELLRPIVSLAVAVILFEGGLVLKFESLREAGAAVRRMVFLGGPLAWFLGTLAARYAAGLDWGSAVVFAGVMVVTGPTVIMPLLRQSKLGGRAGAFLKWEGIVNDPVGALFAVAGFEIIRVAATGESILGKGTMIIFAAALGVALGMAFGLGMVRAFRQGWTPEYLKAPIIFASIILCYAMAEMIEKEIGLVAVTAYGMTLANSRLAGLNELRKFKEDIAVLLVSGVFVILTANLTPDVIGRALTWNTLAFLVVMLFVVRPLSVWIATFGTLKRNEALLLGWIAPRGVVAVAVSSLFATLLYDLGRQGDSKFYFSGAEQITPLAFAMVFTTVVLHGFTIGPLARRLGLARKERPGVLLVGVNPWSIDFARTLKDIGIEPILADNTWRRLRPAREAGLSTFFGEVLSEDAEVRLDHSAFDQVLGLSANEPYNALVSSHFAPELGRHKVFQLSAQETEEDDHRTLGLSTRGRTLIRRGRSYDSLIRDHYRGWEFSKTRLTDTYDIEHFKRDRPKADIVAELRPDGALNFLGPHREVKGGEGVVLISFGPPREAETPAVEAAEAAAEPASSE; encoded by the coding sequence ATGAACGGCTTTGAATTTGCCCTGGCGAGTGCGGGGTCAAGCGAGCTTATCTTTGCCTGCGCCCTGATCGGGGCGCTCGGCATCGGCGCGCAATGGCTCGCCTGGCGTCTGCAGGCGCCGGCCATCGTGCTGATGGCCCTGGCAGGCCTCGCCGTCGGTCCGCTCTGGGCCGTCATTTTCGGTCATCCGCTGCTCGACCCGCAGCGCGTCTTCAATGGCGGCGGCAAGGAGCTGTTGCGCCCGATCGTCTCGCTGGCGGTTGCCGTGATCCTGTTCGAGGGCGGGCTCGTCCTGAAATTCGAATCCCTGCGCGAAGCGGGCGCGGCCGTCCGCCGGATGGTCTTCCTCGGCGGGCCGCTGGCCTGGTTCCTGGGCACGCTGGCAGCGCGCTACGCTGCCGGGCTCGACTGGGGCAGCGCCGTCGTGTTTGCGGGCGTCATGGTGGTGACCGGCCCGACCGTGATCATGCCGCTGCTGCGCCAGTCCAAGCTGGGCGGCCGGGCAGGGGCCTTCCTGAAATGGGAGGGCATCGTCAACGACCCGGTCGGCGCCCTGTTCGCCGTTGCCGGATTTGAAATCATCCGCGTGGCCGCGACGGGGGAGTCCATCCTCGGCAAGGGTACGATGATTATCTTCGCGGCGGCGCTGGGCGTTGCCCTCGGCATGGCCTTCGGCCTCGGCATGGTGCGCGCCTTCCGCCAGGGCTGGACGCCGGAATACCTGAAAGCGCCGATCATCTTCGCCTCGATCATTCTCTGCTACGCCATGGCCGAGATGATCGAGAAGGAAATCGGCCTCGTCGCCGTCACGGCATACGGCATGACGCTGGCCAATTCCCGCCTTGCGGGCCTGAACGAGTTGCGCAAGTTCAAGGAAGACATTGCCGTGCTGCTTGTCTCCGGCGTGTTCGTCATTCTCACCGCAAACCTGACGCCGGACGTGATCGGCCGGGCGCTCACCTGGAACACGCTGGCCTTCCTTGTGGTGATGCTGTTCGTGGTGCGCCCCCTTTCCGTGTGGATCGCGACGTTCGGCACGCTGAAGCGGAACGAGGCTCTACTCCTGGGCTGGATCGCCCCGCGCGGTGTGGTCGCCGTGGCCGTCTCCAGCTTGTTTGCGACCCTGCTGTACGATCTCGGCCGTCAGGGCGACTCGAAATTCTATTTCTCGGGCGCCGAGCAGATCACGCCCCTGGCCTTTGCCATGGTCTTCACCACCGTCGTGCTGCATGGCTTCACCATCGGGCCGCTGGCCCGGCGCCTCGGCCTTGCCCGCAAGGAGCGGCCCGGCGTGCTGCTGGTCGGCGTCAATCCGTGGAGCATCGACTTTGCCCGCACGCTGAAGGACATCGGCATCGAGCCGATCCTGGCGGACAATACCTGGCGGCGCCTGCGTCCCGCGCGGGAAGCCGGTCTCAGCACTTTCTTCGGCGAAGTCCTGTCGGAAGACGCCGAAGTGCGCCTCGACCATTCGGCCTTCGACCAGGTGCTCGGCCTGTCGGCGAACGAGCCTTACAATGCCCTTGTCTCCAGCCATTTCGCGCCAGAGCTCGGGCGCCACAAAGTGTTCCAGCTCTCGGCGCAGGAAACGGAAGAGGACGATCACCGCACCCTCGGCCTGTCGACCCGCGGTCGCACGCTGATCCGCCGCGGCCGTTCCTATGACAGCCTGATCCGCGACCATTATCGCGGCTGGGAGTTCTCAAAGACGCGGCTGACCGACACCTATGACATCGAGCATTTCAAGCGCGATCGGCCGAAGGCCGACATCGTTGCGGAACTGCGCCCGGACGGCGCGCTGAACTTCCTGGGGCCCCACCGCGAGGTGAAGGGCGGCGAGGGCGTTGTCCTGATCAGCTTCGGCCCGCCGCGCGAGGCGGAGACGCCGGCCGTGGAGGCTGCTGAAGCCGCTGCCGAGCCTGCCAGCAGCGAGTGA
- a CDS encoding endonuclease/exonuclease/phosphatase family protein, with the protein MPDLRLATFNCENLMMRCDFARAGIKRARERLTEVDDAAVAAQVDSVFNVLSEDDRTLTAEALGATQAEVCALQEVENLVTLTAFDTRYLARWSGGAFEERVLLEGNDTRGIDVGLLSRLPVIHYRSHARETYGRLGLKPPNGLSVNDYAFRRDCLEADILKDGRVLTLFICHFKSMFGGRRKTRAIRQAEAQAVRLIIERRFPDPAAAEWVILGDFNDYFERDGHALHDHGLGPLIEDGFAVDLATHAIADPYDRWTHHYNGDDTYGALDHIFLSPALALRNPRPHVRIVRGGTPFRARRYEGARFPGVGWSEPKASDHCPLAATLQFEGRPLAP; encoded by the coding sequence ATGCCAGACCTCCGCCTCGCCACGTTCAATTGCGAAAACCTGATGATGCGCTGCGACTTTGCCCGGGCGGGCATCAAGCGGGCGCGCGAGCGGCTGACCGAGGTCGACGATGCCGCGGTCGCCGCGCAGGTGGATTCGGTGTTCAACGTCCTCTCCGAGGATGACCGGACGCTCACTGCAGAGGCGCTCGGTGCAACACAGGCCGAAGTCTGCGCCCTTCAGGAGGTGGAGAACCTCGTCACGCTGACGGCCTTCGACACGCGCTACCTCGCGCGCTGGTCCGGCGGGGCGTTCGAGGAGCGTGTCCTGCTGGAGGGGAATGACACCCGCGGCATCGATGTCGGCCTTCTGTCGCGCCTGCCGGTGATCCACTACCGCAGCCATGCGCGGGAGACCTATGGCCGTCTTGGGCTGAAACCGCCAAATGGACTGAGCGTCAATGATTATGCGTTCCGGCGGGACTGCCTCGAAGCGGACATCCTGAAGGACGGGCGCGTGCTGACGCTGTTCATCTGTCACTTCAAGTCGATGTTCGGCGGGCGCCGCAAGACCCGCGCCATCCGGCAGGCTGAGGCGCAGGCCGTCCGCCTCATCATCGAGCGGCGCTTTCCGGACCCGGCGGCGGCGGAATGGGTGATCCTCGGCGATTTCAACGACTATTTCGAGCGAGACGGGCACGCCCTGCACGATCATGGGTTGGGGCCTCTCATCGAGGACGGATTCGCCGTCGATCTCGCCACGCACGCCATCGCCGACCCCTATGACCGCTGGACCCACCACTATAATGGCGACGACACTTATGGCGCGCTGGACCATATCTTCCTCTCTCCGGCCCTTGCGCTGCGCAATCCGAGACCACACGTACGCATCGTTCGCGGTGGAACCCCGTTCCGCGCGCGGCGTTATGAGGGGGCACGTTTTCCTGGCGTAGGCTGGAGCGAGCCGAAGGCTTCGGACCATTGTCCGCTGGCCGCGACACTGCAGTTTGAAGGAAGACCGCTGGCGCCGTAA
- the motA gene encoding flagellar motor stator protein MotA, which produces MPQLIGLILVVALVFGGLVFTGGHMAMEALPLELALIGGAAVGTLVIGNSPAVAKEAGAGVLKAFTGAKWRQEDYQSLLVLLGTLMRKARRGGFVSIEADIESPMESETFAAAPAIRDDTATRSLICDAFRLMALDLSDPARAEAHMDQSIHQNLNHRMKAVAALHTVADALPALGIVAAVLGIIRTMGSIDQSPAVLGAMIGTALLGTFLGVFLAYGVVGPLAARFGQVVEDEAVMLETARTTLAAFGSGIQPGICVELGRAAIPADLRPDAGTVERASTAARFTGRRAA; this is translated from the coding sequence TTGCCACAGCTGATTGGCCTCATTCTTGTTGTTGCACTCGTCTTTGGCGGCCTCGTCTTTACGGGCGGCCACATGGCGATGGAGGCGCTGCCGCTGGAGCTTGCGCTGATCGGCGGGGCCGCCGTGGGCACGCTGGTCATCGGCAATTCGCCTGCCGTCGCCAAAGAGGCCGGGGCAGGGGTGCTGAAGGCCTTCACCGGCGCAAAATGGCGGCAGGAGGATTACCAGTCCCTGCTCGTCCTGCTCGGCACGCTGATGCGGAAGGCCCGCCGGGGCGGCTTTGTCTCCATTGAGGCCGACATCGAAAGCCCCATGGAATCCGAAACCTTCGCCGCCGCGCCCGCCATCCGCGACGATACCGCCACGCGGTCCCTGATCTGCGACGCGTTCCGCCTGATGGCGCTGGACCTGTCGGATCCGGCCCGCGCCGAGGCGCATATGGACCAGTCGATCCACCAGAACCTGAACCACCGCATGAAGGCCGTCGCGGCGCTGCACACCGTGGCCGACGCACTGCCCGCGCTTGGGATCGTGGCGGCTGTGCTGGGCATCATCCGCACCATGGGCTCGATCGACCAGTCGCCCGCCGTGCTGGGCGCCATGATCGGCACGGCGCTGCTCGGCACCTTCCTCGGCGTGTTCCTAGCCTATGGCGTGGTCGGGCCATTAGCCGCGCGGTTCGGACAGGTCGTGGAGGACGAAGCCGTGATGCTGGAAACCGCCCGCACCACGCTCGCCGCCTTCGGCAGCGGCATCCAGCCCGGCATCTGCGTCGAACTCGGCCGCGCCGCCATCCCGGCAGACCTCCGCCCGGATGCCGGGACCGTTGAGCGGGCGTCGACGGCTGCGCGCTTCACAGGCCGCCGCGCGGCATAG